One part of the Alistipes onderdonkii genome encodes these proteins:
- a CDS encoding CCA tRNA nucleotidyltransferase: protein MPLSNPIFRKISRIAGEQGVRAFVVGGYVRDHYLRRPSTDIDVVVVGSGIALAEALGRELHTKVSVFKTFGTAMLRAGGIEVEFVGARKESYTHDSRKPQVEAGTLEDDQRRRDFTINAMAWSLDADSFGELVDPFNGMYDLEECIIRTPCDPDITFSDDPLRMMRAVRFASQLGFTIEEETFDAIRRNAPRIGIVSRERIAAELNKIVLSPVPSIGFELLEATGLLERIFPELHNLKGVEKRGAHAHKDNFVHTLKVLDNVARHSDDLWLRWAAVLHDIAKPLTKTYDPKAGWTFHGHEVVGSKMVPGIFRQLKLPLNEHMKFVQKMVFLHLRPIILSEDMVTDSAVRRLLFEAGDDVEKLMTLCEADITSGIDAKVKRYLANFGLVRRKMKDLEERDRIRNFQPPITGEVIMQTYGIGPCRAIGDIKEVIKNAILDGEIPNDYDAAYALMERLAAEKGLTKAAARNS from the coding sequence GTGCCGCTGTCGAACCCCATATTCCGGAAAATTTCGCGTATCGCCGGCGAGCAGGGTGTGCGGGCCTTTGTCGTCGGCGGTTACGTGCGCGACCACTACCTTCGCCGCCCTTCGACCGACATCGACGTGGTCGTCGTGGGGAGCGGGATCGCCCTGGCCGAAGCGTTGGGGCGCGAGTTGCATACCAAAGTGTCCGTTTTCAAGACTTTCGGCACGGCGATGCTCCGTGCCGGGGGAATCGAGGTCGAATTCGTGGGCGCCCGCAAGGAGTCTTACACGCACGATTCGCGCAAGCCGCAGGTCGAGGCCGGGACGCTGGAAGACGACCAGCGCCGCCGTGACTTTACGATCAATGCGATGGCGTGGTCGCTCGATGCCGATTCGTTCGGCGAGTTGGTAGACCCGTTCAACGGGATGTACGACCTGGAGGAGTGCATCATCCGTACGCCGTGCGACCCCGACATCACCTTCTCGGACGACCCCCTGCGCATGATGCGGGCCGTGCGTTTCGCCTCGCAGCTGGGCTTCACGATCGAGGAGGAGACCTTCGATGCCATCCGCCGCAATGCGCCGCGGATCGGGATCGTATCCCGGGAGCGCATTGCCGCCGAACTCAACAAGATCGTCCTGTCACCCGTCCCGTCGATCGGCTTCGAACTGCTGGAGGCGACCGGGTTGCTGGAGCGGATATTCCCCGAGCTGCATAACCTCAAAGGGGTCGAGAAACGCGGCGCCCATGCGCATAAGGACAACTTCGTCCATACGCTCAAGGTGCTGGACAACGTCGCCCGGCACAGCGACGACCTGTGGCTGCGCTGGGCCGCCGTGCTGCACGACATCGCCAAGCCGCTGACCAAGACCTACGACCCGAAGGCCGGCTGGACGTTCCACGGGCACGAGGTCGTGGGATCGAAGATGGTGCCCGGTATTTTCCGGCAGTTGAAACTGCCCCTGAACGAGCATATGAAATTCGTGCAGAAGATGGTTTTCCTGCACCTGCGGCCGATCATCCTTTCGGAGGATATGGTCACCGACTCGGCCGTGCGCAGGCTGCTGTTCGAAGCCGGGGACGATGTGGAAAAGCTGATGACCCTGTGCGAGGCCGACATCACGTCGGGCATCGACGCCAAGGTGAAGCGCTACCTGGCCAATTTCGGCCTGGTACGCCGCAAGATGAAAGACCTCGAGGAGCGTGACCGTATCCGCAACTTCCAGCCTCCGATCACGGGCGAGGTCATCATGCAGACCTACGGCATCGGGCCGTGCCGTGCGATCGGCGACATCAAGGAGGTCATCAAGAACGCAATCCTCGACGGGGAAATTCCCAACGACTACGACGCGGCCTATGCCCTGATGGAGCGGCTGGCCGCGGAAAAGGGATTGACCAAAGCCGCGGCCCGGAACTCGTAG
- a CDS encoding S41 family peptidase gives MKSLLLLAATICCACCSCVQPKHYPDYSVSSGFALDSLDARDPQVIENLGVTCRVWGYVKYHHPVFADSTLNVDYELFGLLPQVAKATPAKRNKVLSEWVKGLGRFSTDKAEYDEALKTVKCTRTADLLWMDDTARLGNVLPRLLRELRYAKREANRYTDFTANAGNFVMRNESTAGSSDDCGYRMLFLFRFWNVIEYFSPNRNLTDTPWDEIPEKYIPLFIPGQTPGNPNQAMLLRELCDSHSASVRYNMFGYNTVPAEVRNAEDRVFVIADGPLRKGDEILSIDGRGWKSTHDGLARFEAASNAENRNYMTAMCMVCSHRDTAAVELVRDGRRLTERIATRSVMDWSPYITERMLDTANIRLLADGIGYMTGVNYTKADGARIMEKFRDTKALIVDLRCYPREFMIFDFIGRYFMPRTSPHVIWLAPTGALPGVFHELQDSLFVNPDNPAVAENPDYYKGRVIVLVDLSTQSQAEYTAMAFQATPRCTVVGTQTAGADGNISALVMPGGDFGYFSGLGVLYPDGTNTQRAGVRIDVPVYATVPGLQAGRDEILEKALEIIATGAYDPAAKI, from the coding sequence ATGAAATCCCTCCTGCTCCTCGCCGCAACGATCTGTTGTGCATGCTGCTCTTGCGTGCAGCCCAAACACTACCCCGACTATTCGGTCTCTTCGGGCTTCGCACTCGACTCCCTCGACGCCCGGGATCCGCAGGTCATCGAAAACCTCGGTGTCACCTGCCGTGTATGGGGTTACGTCAAGTACCACCATCCTGTTTTCGCCGATTCGACCCTCAATGTCGATTACGAGCTTTTCGGACTCTTGCCGCAAGTCGCCAAAGCCACCCCGGCCAAACGCAACAAAGTCCTTTCCGAATGGGTAAAGGGGCTCGGACGGTTCAGCACCGACAAGGCGGAATACGACGAAGCCCTGAAAACCGTGAAATGCACCCGGACAGCCGACCTGCTCTGGATGGACGACACGGCACGGTTAGGCAACGTCCTCCCGCGCCTCCTGCGGGAATTGCGCTACGCCAAACGCGAAGCAAACCGCTACACGGATTTTACAGCAAACGCAGGAAATTTCGTAATGCGAAACGAAAGCACTGCCGGGTCATCCGATGACTGCGGTTACCGGATGCTGTTCCTGTTCCGCTTCTGGAACGTCATCGAATATTTCTCCCCCAACCGGAACCTTACCGACACCCCGTGGGACGAAATCCCGGAAAAATACATTCCGCTTTTCATACCCGGGCAAACACCCGGCAACCCGAACCAGGCCATGCTCCTGCGGGAGCTGTGCGATTCGCATTCAGCCTCGGTCAGATACAATATGTTCGGTTACAACACCGTTCCGGCGGAGGTGCGCAACGCCGAAGACCGGGTCTTCGTAATCGCCGACGGCCCGCTGCGCAAAGGCGACGAAATCCTCTCAATCGACGGCCGCGGATGGAAAAGCACGCACGACGGGCTTGCCCGTTTCGAAGCTGCATCCAACGCCGAGAACCGCAACTACATGACCGCCATGTGTATGGTCTGTTCCCACCGGGATACGGCCGCCGTGGAGCTGGTGCGCGACGGCCGGCGGCTGACGGAACGGATTGCGACTCGCAGTGTCATGGATTGGAGCCCCTACATCACGGAGCGCATGCTCGACACCGCCAACATACGCCTGCTCGCCGACGGCATAGGTTACATGACGGGGGTTAACTACACCAAAGCGGACGGCGCCCGGATTATGGAAAAATTCCGGGATACGAAGGCCCTGATCGTCGATCTGCGCTGCTATCCCCGCGAGTTCATGATCTTCGACTTCATCGGCCGCTACTTCATGCCCCGTACGTCGCCGCACGTCATCTGGCTTGCGCCGACCGGCGCACTGCCCGGAGTATTCCATGAGTTGCAGGACTCCCTCTTCGTAAACCCGGACAATCCCGCCGTCGCGGAGAATCCCGATTACTACAAGGGGCGCGTCATCGTGCTGGTAGACTTATCGACCCAAAGCCAGGCGGAATATACTGCCATGGCATTCCAGGCCACACCGCGCTGCACGGTCGTCGGCACGCAAACGGCAGGCGCCGACGGCAACATTTCGGCACTCGTAATGCCCGGGGGCGATTTCGGATATTTCTCCGGGCTGGGCGTCCTCTATCCCGACGGCACGAACACCCAGCGCGCAGGCGTTCGGATCGACGTCCCGGTTTATGCCACAGTCCCGGGCTTACAGGCCGGACGCGACGAAATCCTGGAAAAAGCCCTCGAAATAATCGCCACCGGGGCTTACGACCCGGCAGCCAAAATATAA
- a CDS encoding GDSL-type esterase/lipase family protein, producing the protein MKKVILLAAALFVAVASFAQNEYNYQKRSLFEQLPIRGNDIVFLGNSITDGCEWAELFNNRHIKNRGISADRSGWLLDRLDPIVNGHPKKLFLMIGTNDLAAGVSPEEVAANIGKLLDRFAEESPWTKIYVQSILPVNGVDTKAKAKNHWKKGAEIIEANKLIEALCEGRKNVLYIDVYSALVDQKGMLDKRYTNDGLHLMGEGYLAWKEVIEKYVK; encoded by the coding sequence ATGAAAAAAGTCATCCTCCTTGCCGCGGCTTTGTTCGTCGCGGTCGCATCGTTCGCCCAAAACGAATACAACTATCAGAAACGCAGTCTTTTCGAACAGTTGCCGATCCGGGGTAACGACATCGTTTTCCTCGGGAACAGCATCACCGACGGCTGCGAGTGGGCCGAGTTGTTCAACAACCGCCATATCAAGAACCGCGGTATCAGCGCCGACCGTTCAGGGTGGCTGCTCGACCGCCTCGACCCGATCGTCAACGGCCATCCCAAGAAACTGTTCCTGATGATCGGCACCAACGACCTGGCGGCCGGTGTGTCGCCCGAGGAGGTAGCCGCCAACATCGGAAAATTACTCGACCGCTTCGCCGAGGAGTCGCCCTGGACGAAGATCTACGTACAGAGCATTCTCCCCGTGAACGGCGTGGATACCAAGGCCAAAGCCAAGAATCACTGGAAAAAGGGTGCCGAGATCATCGAGGCCAACAAACTGATCGAAGCGCTTTGCGAAGGCCGCAAGAATGTGCTCTACATCGACGTCTATTCGGCCTTGGTCGACCAAAAGGGGATGCTCGACAAACGCTATACGAACGACGGGCTGCACCTGATGGGCGAGGGGTATCTCGCCTGGAAAGAGGTCATCGAGAAATACGTGAAATAG
- a CDS encoding DMT family transporter, with amino-acid sequence MDGKLKGHAALWVANIIWGLNAPIGKSVLWSETHPQGVSPFALSVYRMLGACLLFWTVSLFLPREKVAPRDIVLLLFASVFGIQLNQMLFLWGLSLTSPIDTSIIATIVPVLTMVLATLFLREPITWLKAGGVLLGCGGALLLILVSRHGTGGTSSVAGDVLCVISAVSYATYLTAFRNVIVKYSPVTTMKWMFLFAAVAAVAIYYRPLAGVDYAALAPRTWAGIGYVVVCSTFLSYFMVPIGQRYLRPTVVSMYNYVQPLVAVLFTVAVGLDTFGFTKGVAALCVFAGVWLVTKSKSRAQLDAERAAAEQAPENRPRA; translated from the coding sequence ATGGACGGAAAACTGAAAGGGCATGCGGCCCTTTGGGTCGCGAATATCATCTGGGGCCTCAACGCACCGATCGGTAAAAGCGTACTCTGGTCGGAAACGCACCCGCAGGGAGTCAGTCCGTTCGCACTGAGCGTATACCGTATGCTGGGCGCCTGCCTGTTGTTCTGGACGGTATCGCTCTTCCTGCCCAGGGAGAAAGTCGCCCCGCGCGACATCGTGCTGCTGCTGTTCGCCTCGGTGTTCGGCATCCAGCTCAACCAGATGCTTTTCCTCTGGGGCCTTTCGCTCACCTCGCCCATCGACACCTCGATCATCGCCACCATCGTCCCCGTACTCACCATGGTGCTGGCGACGCTGTTCTTGCGCGAGCCGATCACCTGGCTCAAGGCGGGCGGCGTACTGCTCGGCTGCGGCGGGGCGCTGCTGCTGATCCTCGTCAGCAGGCACGGCACGGGCGGCACGTCGAGCGTGGCGGGCGACGTACTGTGCGTCATCAGCGCTGTCAGCTATGCCACCTACCTCACGGCATTCCGCAACGTGATCGTCAAGTATTCCCCCGTGACGACGATGAAATGGATGTTCCTCTTCGCCGCCGTCGCCGCCGTGGCGATCTACTACCGGCCGCTCGCAGGGGTGGACTACGCCGCGCTTGCACCCCGCACCTGGGCAGGCATCGGCTATGTGGTGGTCTGCTCGACCTTTCTCTCCTATTTTATGGTGCCGATCGGACAGCGTTACCTGCGCCCGACCGTCGTGTCGATGTACAACTACGTGCAGCCCCTGGTGGCGGTGCTGTTCACCGTCGCCGTCGGGCTCGACACCTTCGGCTTTACGAAAGGCGTCGCCGCCCTGTGCGTCTTCGCCGGGGTATGGCTGGTTACCAAGTCGAAATCGCGGGCACAACTGGATGCGGAGAGGGCCGCGGCGGAACAGGCTCCGGAAAATCGGCCCCGGGCATAA